A region from the Arthrobacter roseus genome encodes:
- the rplQ gene encoding 50S ribosomal protein L17: MPTPTKGPRLGGGAAHERLMLANLSAALFEHKRITTTVTKAKRLRPYAERLVTFAKRGDLSSRRRVLALISNKGLVHELFTDIASAMENRDGGYTRITKIGNRKGDNAPMAVIELVMEPVSPKQAVVSEANNAAKTDAAKSDAAGSKSVTATDDAEVVEADVETESTEADESNSKAEDSAAEDSEKK, translated from the coding sequence ATGCCTACGCCCACCAAGGGTCCGCGCCTCGGAGGAGGAGCGGCTCACGAGCGCTTGATGCTCGCTAATCTTTCCGCTGCTCTGTTTGAGCACAAGCGGATCACGACCACGGTGACCAAGGCCAAGCGCCTTCGCCCGTACGCCGAGCGTCTGGTGACGTTTGCGAAGCGCGGGGACTTGTCCTCGCGTCGTCGTGTTCTGGCACTGATCAGCAACAAGGGCCTTGTCCATGAGCTTTTCACGGACATCGCTTCCGCAATGGAGAACCGCGACGGCGGTTACACCCGCATCACGAAGATCGGTAACCGTAAGGGCGACAACGCTCCCATGGCTGTCATTGAACTGGTGATGGAGCCGGTTTCACCGAAGCAGGCTGTTGTTTCTGAGGCCAACAATGCGGCCAAGACTGATGCGGCCAAGTCCGACGCTGCAGGGTCCAAGTCTGTAACCGCTACTGATGATGCTGAGGTCGTTGAGGCCGATGTTGAGACAGAGAGCACTGAAGCTGATGAGTCAAACTCAAAGGCTGAGGATTCTGCGGCCGAGGATTCAGAGAAGAAGTAG
- the rpmJ gene encoding 50S ribosomal protein L36, translated as MKVQPSVKPICEKCKVIRRNGRVMVICENVRHKQRQG; from the coding sequence ATGAAGGTACAGCCGAGCGTCAAGCCGATCTGCGAAAAGTGCAAAGTGATCCGCCGTAACGGCCGGGTCATGGTGATCTGCGAAAACGTGCGCCACAAACAGCGTCAGGGCTAA
- a CDS encoding DNA-directed RNA polymerase subunit alpha, with protein MLIAQRPTLTEEVVADNRSRFVIEPLEPGFGYTLGNSLRRTLLSSIPGAAVTSIRVDGVLHEFSTVQGVKEDVSEIILNVKNLAVSSEHDEPVVAYLRKQGPGVVTAADIAPPAGVEFHNPDLHIATLNSKGKFELELTIERGRGYVSASQNKAGDSEIGRIPVDSIYSPVLKVTFRVEATRVEQRTDFDKLIVDVETKDAIAPRDAVASAGTTLVELFGLARELNTTAEGIEIGPSPTDAALAADMALPIEDLELTVRSYNCLKREGIHTVGELVARSEADLMDIRNFGAKSIDEIKAKLVELGLSLKDSPAGFDLAARAAAIDETDAYPDDEL; from the coding sequence GTGCTAATTGCACAGCGCCCCACCCTTACCGAAGAAGTAGTGGCCGACAACAGGTCACGGTTTGTCATTGAACCGCTGGAGCCAGGCTTCGGTTACACCCTTGGAAACTCACTCCGTCGTACGCTGCTGTCTTCGATTCCCGGCGCTGCTGTCACCAGCATCCGGGTCGACGGTGTGCTGCACGAGTTCAGCACGGTTCAGGGCGTGAAGGAAGATGTCTCAGAGATCATCCTCAACGTCAAGAATCTGGCCGTCTCGTCCGAGCACGACGAACCAGTGGTTGCGTACCTGCGCAAGCAGGGACCGGGAGTCGTTACGGCTGCCGATATCGCGCCCCCTGCCGGCGTCGAGTTCCACAATCCGGACCTGCACATCGCGACGTTGAACTCGAAGGGTAAGTTCGAGCTTGAGCTGACCATCGAGCGAGGCCGTGGCTATGTATCAGCCTCGCAGAATAAGGCCGGCGATTCGGAGATCGGCCGCATTCCGGTTGACTCCATTTACTCGCCTGTTCTGAAGGTGACCTTCCGTGTGGAAGCCACCCGTGTAGAGCAGCGCACAGACTTCGACAAGCTCATTGTTGATGTTGAAACCAAGGACGCCATTGCTCCGCGCGATGCGGTTGCTTCGGCAGGAACCACCCTGGTTGAGTTGTTTGGCCTGGCTCGTGAGCTGAACACCACGGCGGAAGGCATTGAGATTGGTCCTTCGCCAACGGATGCTGCGCTTGCGGCGGACATGGCGTTGCCGATCGAGGATCTGGAACTCACTGTGCGTTCCTACAATTGCCTCAAGCGTGAGGGCATCCACACCGTGGGTGAGCTCGTTGCGCGTTCAGAGGCTGATCTGATGGATATCCGGAACTTTGGTGCCAAGTCCATTGATGAGATCAAGGCGAAGCTGGTTGAACTTGGGTTGTCCCTTAAGGACTCCCCGGCTGGGTTCGATCTTGCGGCACGTGCCGCCGCCATCGACGAGACCGACGCCTACCCGGACGACGAGCTCTAA
- a CDS encoding EAL and GGDEF domain-containing protein, with translation MTAEEERRGRQHTVPVVKDSLDSLRDQEKITFQASLLDAVGQSVMAADGSGYVRYWNDATQEMLGWSAEEALGCPLEELNVFDAGVDVRAIMRFVARGESWVGEHWVNHRDGRRVPVYSTITPLFDSDGELIAVIDVTTDLTSVKRTEAEMRRLSALVESSNDAINGADLDGVITSWNAGAAHMYGYTAAEVVGQSVAILTPPGQDGVDGALRSWLRNGSLVVGREVAGLRKDGSVLDVSLTLSPVYDADGSLIGTSAIARDVTELRRLRAAVELERDRLSAAQEMAHVGSVEVDMVTGSRWWSEEYFRIHGLPLNVSPTEELWLSVLHPEDRERVRTLWQALEDGGPPMEVVHRVVRPDREVRWVQTRATAEHDDDGVLLKLVETTVDITDRKLAESALELLAFEDPLTGLANRVRLLDSIEQAQAVATAQGTQVGVLFMDVDRFKIVNDGMGHAAGDSLLAQLANRLRGAVRPQDLLARFAGDEFVIVCTGICEEETLLLAERIAATIKAPFNLQGREVFITVSVGIALSGEDYSAESLLHNADAAMYRAKQDGRGEPVVFDEEMHRSAKLRLDIGSELPRVIERGELEVYYQPIMDVASGRPVGAEALLRWRHPEHGLINPEVFIPVAEETALIVPIGRWVLNEALTQAQRWRESFDVAGGFGIAVNLSARQLHDVEIYDTVAEAIEAAGIDPSAVELEMTESVLMQNVGQSLETLTKLRRLGVGLSIDDFGTGYSSLSYLRRFPVTTLKIDRSFVDELDGVDIHARPIVEAITMLAHALSLNVVAEGVETEKQLEVLHELRANHAQGYFWSKPVPAAELELWLKSFD, from the coding sequence ATGACTGCTGAAGAAGAGCGCCGCGGACGCCAGCACACAGTTCCCGTGGTGAAGGACTCTCTGGACAGCCTGAGGGACCAGGAGAAGATCACTTTTCAGGCGTCGCTGCTGGACGCGGTCGGCCAGTCCGTGATGGCGGCGGATGGCAGTGGTTACGTGAGGTACTGGAACGACGCTACGCAGGAAATGCTTGGGTGGTCAGCGGAAGAAGCTCTGGGCTGTCCTTTAGAAGAGCTGAACGTCTTTGATGCTGGCGTGGATGTCAGGGCGATCATGCGGTTTGTCGCCCGCGGGGAGAGCTGGGTGGGCGAGCACTGGGTCAACCACCGAGACGGCCGCCGCGTCCCTGTCTACTCTACGATTACGCCTCTGTTTGACAGTGATGGTGAGCTGATTGCCGTCATCGATGTGACAACGGATCTCACGAGCGTCAAGCGCACAGAGGCCGAGATGCGCCGGCTGTCGGCGCTGGTGGAGTCTTCCAATGATGCGATCAACGGTGCGGATCTGGATGGGGTTATCACCAGTTGGAACGCGGGAGCCGCCCACATGTACGGGTACACAGCGGCGGAAGTCGTGGGTCAGAGCGTTGCGATTCTGACTCCGCCCGGCCAAGACGGCGTCGATGGTGCGCTGCGGTCGTGGCTGCGGAATGGCAGTCTCGTCGTCGGGCGCGAAGTGGCGGGTCTTCGTAAGGACGGGTCGGTCCTGGATGTGTCGCTGACGCTCTCGCCGGTGTATGACGCGGACGGTTCGCTCATAGGCACGTCAGCGATCGCGCGTGATGTCACCGAGCTCAGGAGGCTGCGTGCAGCGGTGGAGCTTGAACGCGACCGCCTGAGTGCCGCGCAGGAGATGGCACATGTGGGATCCGTGGAGGTGGACATGGTCACGGGGAGCAGGTGGTGGTCGGAGGAGTATTTTCGGATCCATGGGCTGCCGTTGAACGTGAGTCCCACGGAAGAATTATGGTTGAGCGTGCTCCATCCGGAGGATCGTGAACGGGTACGGACGTTGTGGCAGGCCCTTGAAGACGGCGGCCCTCCGATGGAGGTTGTGCACAGAGTGGTGCGACCGGACCGCGAGGTCCGGTGGGTGCAGACTCGTGCAACTGCAGAACACGACGACGACGGCGTGCTACTGAAGCTGGTGGAAACCACTGTGGACATCACTGATCGGAAGCTTGCTGAGTCAGCGTTGGAGCTGCTGGCCTTCGAAGATCCGCTGACGGGGCTGGCGAACCGGGTACGGTTGCTGGATTCCATTGAACAGGCTCAGGCAGTGGCCACGGCGCAGGGCACCCAAGTTGGGGTGTTGTTCATGGACGTAGATCGCTTCAAGATCGTCAATGACGGAATGGGTCACGCGGCGGGGGACAGCCTGCTCGCCCAACTCGCGAATAGGTTGCGTGGTGCGGTGCGGCCACAGGATCTGTTGGCGCGATTCGCCGGAGATGAGTTCGTCATTGTGTGTACGGGCATTTGCGAGGAGGAAACCCTGCTTCTGGCGGAGCGTATCGCTGCGACGATCAAGGCCCCTTTCAACCTGCAGGGCCGGGAAGTCTTTATCACGGTCAGCGTGGGTATTGCTCTTTCGGGCGAGGACTATTCCGCGGAATCATTGCTTCACAATGCGGATGCTGCCATGTATCGGGCCAAGCAGGACGGTCGCGGGGAGCCGGTGGTGTTCGATGAGGAAATGCACAGGAGCGCCAAGCTGCGTCTGGACATTGGTTCAGAGCTTCCCCGGGTGATCGAACGTGGCGAACTCGAGGTATATTACCAGCCGATCATGGATGTTGCCTCGGGGCGTCCGGTCGGTGCGGAGGCGTTGCTTCGGTGGCGTCATCCGGAACATGGGCTGATCAACCCGGAGGTGTTCATCCCTGTTGCGGAGGAAACTGCGCTCATTGTTCCTATCGGCCGGTGGGTTCTGAACGAGGCGTTGACTCAGGCTCAGCGATGGCGGGAGAGTTTCGACGTCGCTGGTGGCTTTGGCATTGCTGTGAACCTTTCGGCGCGTCAGCTGCACGATGTGGAGATCTACGACACTGTTGCCGAAGCCATTGAGGCAGCGGGTATCGATCCGTCGGCGGTGGAACTGGAGATGACAGAGTCTGTGCTGATGCAAAATGTCGGTCAGTCACTGGAGACTCTGACGAAGCTGCGGCGCCTTGGCGTGGGCTTGTCTATTGATGATTTTGGAACGGGGTATTCATCGCTGAGTTACCTGCGCCGTTTCCCGGTGACCACGTTGAAGATTGACAGGTCCTTCGTGGACGAGTTGGATGGGGTCGATATTCATGCCCGGCCGATTGTAGAGGCGATCACCATGCTTGCGCATGCGTTGAGCTTGAATGTGGTGGCCGAGGGCGTGGAGACGGAGAAGCAGTTGGAGGTCCTGCATGAGTTGCGGGCAAACCATGCGCAGGGTTACTTCTGGTCAAAGCCTGTTCCTGCAGCGGAACTTGAGCTGTGGCTGAAATCCTTCGACTAG
- the map gene encoding type I methionyl aminopeptidase translates to MAFGQPKVQYKSMDQMRTMRQAGLVLATALDTAVGAAVPGARTADLNSVFAEVLSDANATSNFLGYYGFPATICVSVNEEVVHGIPGERVLQDGDILSIDGGCILDGWHADSARTVIVGEADPADVRLSEVTEAAMWRGIAALATGSHVGDVGSAIDDYVHSVDGPALGILEDYVGHGIGTEMHQAPDVLNYRTNHRGPKIRPGLCLAIEPMLVRGAIDTAVLSDDWTVVTTDGSRASQWEHSVAVHDAGIWVLTAHDGGASRLGELGVTPVPLG, encoded by the coding sequence ATGGCATTCGGCCAACCTAAAGTTCAGTACAAATCCATGGACCAGATGAGGACCATGCGCCAGGCAGGGCTCGTGCTCGCAACGGCCTTGGATACAGCGGTTGGTGCCGCCGTTCCCGGTGCCCGCACAGCAGACCTGAACTCCGTCTTCGCGGAGGTGCTCTCCGATGCGAACGCGACGTCGAATTTCTTGGGCTACTACGGATTCCCGGCGACTATCTGCGTTTCGGTGAACGAAGAAGTTGTTCATGGAATTCCGGGGGAGCGAGTTCTGCAGGACGGCGACATCCTGTCCATTGATGGCGGATGCATTCTCGATGGGTGGCATGCTGACTCTGCGCGAACCGTGATCGTCGGTGAAGCGGATCCTGCCGATGTTCGGTTGTCGGAGGTGACGGAGGCTGCCATGTGGCGTGGCATCGCTGCGTTGGCCACGGGCTCACACGTCGGCGACGTTGGTTCGGCCATTGATGATTATGTGCATTCAGTGGACGGGCCAGCTCTCGGGATACTGGAGGACTACGTGGGGCACGGCATCGGAACGGAGATGCACCAGGCCCCGGATGTTCTGAACTACCGGACAAACCATCGGGGTCCCAAAATCCGGCCCGGGTTGTGTCTTGCTATTGAGCCCATGCTGGTGCGCGGAGCGATCGACACGGCTGTTCTGAGTGATGATTGGACCGTTGTCACTACCGATGGCTCGCGTGCGTCCCAATGGGAGCATTCGGTGGCCGTCCATGATGCTGGTATTTGGGTCTTGACCGCGCACGACGGCGGTGCGTCGCGACTGGGTGAGTTGGGTGTCACCCCGGTGCCGCTCGGCTAG
- the rpsM gene encoding 30S ribosomal protein S13 encodes MARLAGVDIPREKRVVIALTYIYGVGKTRAEQVILETGISPNTRVKDLTDADMVQLRDYIEGNYKVEGDLRREVAADIRRKVEIGSYQGIRHRRGMPVHGQRTKTNARTRKGPKRTVAGKKKAAR; translated from the coding sequence ATGGCACGTCTCGCTGGCGTAGACATTCCCCGCGAAAAGCGGGTTGTTATTGCGCTTACTTATATCTACGGCGTGGGGAAGACCCGTGCAGAACAGGTCATCCTGGAAACGGGCATTAGCCCGAACACCCGGGTCAAGGACCTTACGGACGCTGACATGGTTCAGCTTCGTGACTACATTGAGGGCAACTACAAGGTTGAGGGTGACCTCCGCCGTGAGGTAGCCGCAGATATTCGCCGCAAGGTGGAAATCGGCAGCTACCAAGGTATCCGTCATCGTCGCGGAATGCCCGTACACGGACAGCGCACCAAAACCAACGCCCGCACCCGCAAGGGCCCGAAGCGTACGGTTGCTGGCAAGAAGAAGGCTGCGCGCTAA
- the secY gene encoding preprotein translocase subunit SecY, whose product MLSAIGRAFRTPDLRRKLLFTLAIIVIYRLGTFIPAPGVDYSNVQQCLQLGNTEDGLYQFVNLFSGGALLQVSVFALGIMPYITASIIVQLLRVVIPRFQELHQEGAQGQSKLTQYTRYLTIALGLLNATTLVSLARSGTLLGNCPVPIIPDDSLFVIALLILTLTAGTGLIMWLGELVTEKGVGNGMSLLIFISIASGFPSSLGAILNSKGWLVFLTVIAVGLVVVALVIFVEQSQRRVPVQYAKRMVGRRTVGGTSTYIPIKVNMAGVIPVIFAASMLYLPALIAQFNVPQDGNPPAEWVNWINSNLTGGDQPLYAAVYFLMIVFFTYFYVAITFNPEEVSDNMKKYGGFIPGIRAGKPTENYLHYVISRITLPGALYLGIVSLIPLIALVLVGANQDFPFGGVSILIIVGVGLETVKQIDAQLQQRHYEGLLR is encoded by the coding sequence TTGCTAAGCGCAATTGGCCGGGCTTTCCGGACGCCGGACCTGCGACGCAAGTTGCTGTTCACGCTCGCAATCATCGTGATCTACCGCTTGGGTACGTTTATCCCCGCCCCAGGCGTTGATTACAGCAACGTTCAGCAGTGTCTGCAGCTGGGAAACACCGAGGACGGGCTGTACCAGTTCGTCAACCTTTTCAGTGGCGGTGCGCTACTGCAGGTATCTGTGTTTGCCCTCGGGATCATGCCGTACATCACGGCGAGTATCATCGTGCAGCTGCTGCGTGTGGTCATCCCGCGTTTCCAAGAACTGCATCAGGAAGGGGCACAGGGTCAGTCCAAGCTAACGCAGTACACCCGCTACCTGACCATCGCTCTGGGTCTTCTCAACGCGACCACTCTCGTGTCTCTGGCTCGTTCCGGCACGCTCCTTGGAAATTGCCCCGTACCGATCATTCCCGATGACAGCCTGTTCGTCATTGCGCTACTCATCCTGACCCTTACCGCCGGTACGGGCCTCATCATGTGGCTCGGCGAGCTTGTTACCGAGAAGGGAGTCGGCAACGGAATGTCTTTGCTGATTTTCATCTCAATCGCGTCCGGTTTCCCATCCTCGCTGGGAGCAATCCTCAATAGCAAGGGTTGGCTTGTATTCCTCACAGTGATCGCTGTGGGGCTTGTGGTCGTCGCGCTCGTCATCTTCGTGGAACAGTCGCAGCGACGCGTTCCGGTGCAGTATGCAAAGCGCATGGTGGGCCGCCGCACCGTTGGTGGTACAAGTACTTATATTCCCATCAAGGTTAATATGGCTGGCGTTATCCCAGTTATCTTTGCGGCGTCGATGTTGTACCTACCCGCTCTGATCGCACAGTTCAACGTCCCGCAGGATGGCAACCCGCCAGCGGAGTGGGTGAACTGGATCAACTCCAACCTCACCGGTGGGGATCAGCCGCTTTACGCTGCCGTCTACTTCCTCATGATTGTGTTCTTCACGTATTTCTACGTGGCCATCACCTTCAACCCTGAGGAAGTCTCGGACAACATGAAGAAGTACGGCGGGTTCATTCCCGGAATCCGTGCGGGTAAGCCAACTGAAAATTACCTCCACTACGTCATTTCGCGGATCACGCTTCCCGGCGCCCTGTACCTCGGCATTGTGTCTCTCATCCCGTTGATTGCACTCGTGCTTGTCGGCGCGAACCAGGACTTCCCCTTCGGCGGCGTATCGATTCTGATCATCGTCGGTGTGGGTCTTGAGACGGTGAAGCAGATTGACGCCCAACTCCAGCAGCGTCACTACGAAGGGTTATTGCGATGA
- the rplO gene encoding 50S ribosomal protein L15 — translation MENESVENGREHALKVHHLRPAPGARTAKTRVGRGEGSKGKTAGRGTKGTKARYQIKAGFAGGQLPLHMRLPKLRGFKNPFRVEFQVVNLDKISALFPDGGEVTVDKLVEMGAVRKNQLVKVLGSGDITVKVDVKAHAFSSSAADKIAAAGGSTADV, via the coding sequence ATGGAAAACGAAAGTGTAGAAAACGGCCGCGAGCACGCACTGAAGGTACACCACCTGCGTCCCGCTCCTGGAGCCCGCACCGCCAAGACCCGTGTTGGTCGCGGTGAGGGTTCAAAGGGTAAGACCGCCGGTCGCGGTACTAAGGGCACGAAGGCCCGGTACCAGATCAAGGCGGGCTTCGCAGGTGGACAGCTTCCGCTGCACATGCGTCTGCCGAAGCTGCGAGGGTTCAAAAACCCGTTCCGCGTGGAGTTCCAGGTAGTAAACCTGGACAAGATCTCCGCGCTGTTCCCCGACGGCGGAGAAGTCACCGTGGATAAGCTCGTTGAAATGGGCGCGGTTCGCAAGAACCAGCTCGTCAAGGTGCTCGGTTCCGGTGACATCACGGTCAAGGTCGACGTGAAAGCACATGCGTTCTCGTCCAGTGCTGCAGACAAGATCGCAGCTGCGGGCGGTTCGACCGCTGACGTCTAG
- a CDS encoding type II secretion system F family protein yields the protein MNILTLGVLLVSLSLGALAWILISVRGATGTGIQENLTRGFEAAATQERRTNFALEKLGITIAPDQYVQWIDRKLALAGRPAAFPLRRLLGAKLVLGGLGVGVGVLLVSTSSQPMKLIGIAVVALGYFIPDLLLISKGQERQKAMQLELANTLDQMLISVEAGLGFEGAMAKAGQNGRGPLAQEIVRTLQDMQVGRSRRESYLALAARTNVPELRSFVQAVVQADAYGIAISRVLRTQAKVMRVKRRQRAEEKAMKLPVAILFPLLFFIFPVLFIAILAPAALNAMSTFG from the coding sequence ATGAACATCTTGACCCTGGGCGTGCTGCTCGTCAGCCTGTCGCTCGGCGCCCTCGCCTGGATCCTGATCTCCGTCCGGGGTGCCACCGGAACCGGAATCCAAGAGAACCTGACCCGCGGATTCGAGGCCGCTGCAACACAAGAGCGACGCACCAATTTTGCGTTGGAGAAACTCGGAATCACCATTGCACCGGACCAATACGTGCAGTGGATCGACCGGAAACTGGCCTTGGCTGGTAGGCCCGCAGCCTTCCCCCTCCGTCGGCTGCTCGGCGCCAAACTGGTCCTCGGTGGTCTCGGAGTCGGCGTCGGAGTCCTGCTGGTGAGCACCAGTTCCCAGCCGATGAAGCTCATCGGCATCGCCGTCGTCGCGCTCGGTTACTTCATCCCTGATCTGCTGCTCATCAGCAAAGGCCAGGAGCGGCAGAAAGCAATGCAGCTGGAACTGGCCAACACCCTGGACCAGATGCTGATCTCGGTGGAGGCCGGGCTCGGATTCGAAGGCGCCATGGCCAAAGCCGGCCAGAACGGACGCGGTCCCCTCGCCCAGGAAATTGTCCGCACGCTCCAGGACATGCAGGTAGGGCGCAGCCGCCGCGAGTCATACCTTGCCCTCGCTGCCCGCACCAACGTTCCCGAGCTACGCAGCTTCGTCCAGGCCGTGGTCCAGGCCGACGCCTATGGAATCGCCATCAGCCGAGTGCTCCGCACCCAGGCAAAAGTGATGCGAGTCAAGCGCCGTCAACGCGCGGAAGAGAAAGCCATGAAACTTCCCGTGGCCATCCTCTTCCCGCTGCTGTTCTTCATCTTCCCCGTGCTCTTCATCGCCATCCTGGCACCGGCAGCACTCAACGCCATGTCAACGTTCGGGTAG
- a CDS encoding tRNA pseudouridine synthase A, with product MDVKEPVIPSGGSGLLRSPEPGSVRVRVRMAYDGSPFCGWAKQPGLLTVQGCLEEGLETLFRRPVRLTVAGRTDSGVHARGQVAHCDLTANEWASVARGKELSPADALRRRLQGVLSMILGPVTGAVEILDVETAPEGFDARFSALWRRYEYRIADRAENRDPLLRGLTLWHGEALDEAQMNAGAERLLGLQDFKAYCKPREGATTIRELQRFDFSRDSDGVLVATVRADAFCHNMVRCLVGAALPVGAGSHRPERMYERLVSGVRSSQSVFAPPHPLVLQEIGYPPGEELAVRAALTRTRRKTLG from the coding sequence GTGGATGTCAAGGAGCCCGTTATCCCTTCTGGGGGTAGCGGGCTCCTGCGTTCTCCCGAACCGGGATCGGTGAGGGTGCGTGTTCGGATGGCGTATGACGGGTCACCATTCTGTGGCTGGGCAAAGCAGCCGGGACTGCTCACTGTCCAAGGTTGCCTTGAAGAGGGTCTGGAAACGCTGTTTCGCCGACCGGTACGCTTGACGGTTGCTGGTCGTACGGATTCGGGCGTGCATGCCAGAGGGCAGGTTGCGCACTGTGATTTGACAGCAAACGAGTGGGCATCGGTGGCGCGAGGCAAAGAGCTCTCGCCTGCCGACGCTCTGCGGCGGCGCCTGCAGGGAGTTCTGTCGATGATTTTGGGCCCGGTAACGGGTGCGGTGGAGATTCTGGACGTTGAGACAGCTCCCGAGGGTTTCGACGCCCGGTTCTCAGCATTGTGGCGCCGGTATGAGTACCGGATCGCCGATCGAGCCGAAAATCGCGATCCACTACTACGCGGCTTGACGCTGTGGCACGGTGAAGCGCTGGATGAAGCGCAGATGAACGCGGGAGCCGAGCGACTGCTGGGACTGCAGGATTTCAAAGCCTATTGCAAGCCTCGTGAAGGCGCCACCACGATCAGGGAGCTACAGCGTTTCGACTTCTCTCGCGATAGTGATGGAGTCCTGGTGGCAACCGTCAGGGCGGACGCGTTCTGCCATAATATGGTCCGATGTTTGGTGGGGGCGGCTCTTCCTGTCGGTGCAGGCTCGCATCGACCAGAACGTATGTACGAACGATTGGTGTCTGGCGTGAGGTCCAGCCAGTCGGTATTCGCACCGCCGCATCCGTTGGTTCTACAGGAGATCGGCTACCCTCCTGGAGAGGAGTTGGCGGTACGTGCTGCACTGACGAGGACGCGACGCAAAACGCTAGGCTGA
- a CDS encoding adenylate kinase, giving the protein MTRMLIIGPPGSGKGTQAERISERIGVVAISTGDIFRRNVKEATPLGLEAKKFIDGGDFVPDDVTNRMVRDRLEQEDAVDGFLLDGYPRTADQVRELDDILAASGHSLDIVLQLTADDEELVSRLKRRAELDGRTDDTEEVIRHRLELYRGQTHAVVAEYDSRGMVTRVDGLGDIDEVTDRVMKSLAKVQ; this is encoded by the coding sequence ATGACAAGAATGCTCATAATCGGTCCGCCCGGATCGGGCAAAGGCACGCAGGCGGAACGTATTTCTGAGCGGATTGGCGTTGTGGCTATCTCCACGGGCGACATCTTTCGTCGCAACGTGAAGGAAGCGACGCCTCTGGGTCTGGAAGCCAAAAAGTTTATTGACGGGGGTGACTTCGTTCCGGATGATGTCACCAACCGCATGGTTCGGGACAGGCTTGAGCAGGAGGATGCCGTCGATGGGTTCTTGTTGGACGGCTATCCGCGCACCGCGGACCAAGTGCGTGAGCTCGATGACATCCTCGCAGCCAGCGGGCATAGTCTCGACATCGTGTTGCAGCTGACGGCTGATGATGAGGAACTCGTCAGCCGGCTCAAGAGACGCGCGGAATTGGACGGACGGACTGACGACACCGAAGAAGTTATTCGTCATCGACTTGAGCTGTATCGCGGGCAGACCCACGCTGTGGTCGCAGAGTATGACTCCCGTGGCATGGTCACTCGCGTTGACGGCCTCGGTGATATTGACGAAGTCACAGACCGTGTCATGAAGTCGCTCGCGAAGGTCCAGTAG
- the rpmD gene encoding 50S ribosomal protein L30, translating to MAKNLMVSTAKLEITQTKSGIGGKQNQRDTLRSLGLKRIGQTVVRDADAVTVGMANTVSHLIKVEEAK from the coding sequence ATGGCGAAGAACCTGATGGTTTCCACTGCAAAGTTGGAGATTACACAGACCAAGTCCGGTATTGGTGGTAAGCAGAACCAGCGGGACACCCTGCGTTCACTGGGTCTTAAGCGTATTGGACAGACTGTTGTCCGTGACGCTGACGCTGTGACAGTTGGAATGGCCAACACTGTTTCTCACCTGATCAAGGTTGAGGAGGCCAAGTAA
- the infA gene encoding translation initiation factor IF-1 has product MAKKDGVIEIEGSVTEALPNAMFRVELTNGHMVLAHISGKMRQHYIRILPEDRVVVELSPYDLTRGRIVYRYK; this is encoded by the coding sequence ATGGCCAAGAAAGACGGCGTCATTGAGATCGAAGGCTCTGTGACTGAGGCGCTGCCCAATGCGATGTTTCGCGTTGAGCTCACCAACGGACACATGGTACTCGCGCACATCTCGGGAAAGATGCGTCAGCACTACATCAGGATCCTCCCTGAGGATCGTGTAGTAGTGGAACTCAGCCCGTACGACCTCACACGAGGCCGTATCGTCTACCGCTACAAGTAA
- the rpsK gene encoding 30S ribosomal protein S11 has protein sequence MPPKTRGAVRKPRRKDKKNIALGQAHIKSTFNNTIVTITDPNGAVIAWASSGEVGFKGSRKSTPFAAQMAAEAAAKRAQEHGVRKVDVFVKGPGSGRETAIRSLQATGIEVGSIQDVTPSAHNGCRPSKRRRV, from the coding sequence ATGCCCCCCAAGACTCGTGGAGCGGTTCGTAAACCGCGTCGCAAGGACAAGAAGAATATTGCGCTGGGTCAGGCGCACATCAAGAGCACCTTCAACAACACCATCGTGACCATCACGGATCCCAATGGAGCGGTTATCGCTTGGGCTTCGTCAGGTGAGGTTGGATTCAAGGGCTCACGTAAGTCAACGCCGTTCGCTGCACAGATGGCTGCTGAAGCCGCAGCGAAGCGGGCGCAGGAACATGGCGTGCGCAAGGTAGACGTGTTCGTCAAGGGACCTGGCTCCGGCCGCGAAACTGCTATCCGGTCGCTGCAGGCCACCGGAATTGAGGTGGGATCCATCCAGGATGTGACTCCCAGCGCTCACAACGGCTGCCGTCCCTCGAAACGCCGCCGCGTCTAA